The Doryrhamphus excisus isolate RoL2022-K1 chromosome 1, RoL_Dexc_1.0, whole genome shotgun sequence genome includes a window with the following:
- the LOC131130022 gene encoding C-C chemokine receptor type 3-like — protein sequence MNTGEDQYSLLQELLSNFDMTYDPSYVQSESVKLCDKSYVNLFGSQFNPVFCYVNFILSYLGNGLVLYIIFKYEKLNTVTNIFLLNLVLSNILFASSLPFWATYHQSEWVFGAVLCKMVSSAYFIGFYSSILFLTLMTFDRYLAVVHAVAAARSRKRSYAVVSSVVVWCVSMLASVKELVFQNVFESQSNGLVCEESGYSATTMAFWRLVSYYQQFLMFFLLPLLMVTYCYISITIRILSTRMKEKCRAIKLIFIIIFTFFICWTPYNIVILLQAIRSTDTEERCDDANKLDYAMFVTRNVAYLYCCISPVFYTFVGKKFQSHFKRMLAKKIPCLGRRFSLSSQSTRSTSQRTPHSDNEY from the coding sequence ATGAACACCGGTGAAGACCAATATTCTCTCCTCCAGGAGCTTCTGAGTAACTTCGACATGACGTACGACCCGAGCTATGTGCAGAGCGAAAGTGTTAAACTGTGCGACAAGTCGTACGTCAATCTCTTCGGCTCACAATTCAACCCGGTGTTCTGCTATGTCAACTTCATCCTGAGTTACCTGGGCAACGGCTTGGTCCTCTACATCATCTTCAAATATGAGAAGCTCAACACGGTGACAAACATCTTCCTGCTCAACCTGGTGCTCTCCAACATCCTCTTCGCCTCCAGCCTCCCCTTCTGGGCCACCTATCATCAGTCCGAGTGGGTTTTTGGTGCCGTGTTGTGTAAGATGGTGAGCAGCGCCTACTTCATTGGCTTCTACAGCTCCATACTCTTCCTCACGCTTATGACTTTTGATCGCTACCTGGCGGTGGTTCATGCGGTGGCGGCTGCCAGGAGCAGGAAGAGGAGCTACGCGGTGGTTTCTTCCGTGGTGGTGTGGTGTGTTAGTATGTTAGCCAGCGTCAAGGAGCTGGTTTTCCAGAACGTGTTTGAGAGTCAATCCAATGGACTAGTGTGTGAGGAGTCCGGGTACTCGGCGACAACCATGGCCTTCTGGCGCCTGGTCAGCTACTACCAACAGTTCCTTATGTTCTTCCTGCTCCCTCTCCTCATGGTGACGTACTGCTACATCAGCATCACCATCCGCATCCTGTCCACCCGCATGAAAGAGAAATGCCGCGCCATTAAGCTCatattcatcatcatcttcacctTCTTCATATGTTGGACCCCCTACAACATTGTCATCCTCCTCCAAGCCATACGGAGCACTGACACAGAAGAGCGATGCGACGACGCCAATAAGCTGGACTACGCCATGTTTGTAACACGTAACGTAGCCTACCTGTACTGCTGCATCAGTCCAGTCTTCTACACCTTCGTGGGCAAGAAGTTCCAGAGTCACTTTAAAAGAATGCTCGCCAAGAAAATCCCGTGTTTGGGGAGACGCTTCAGTCTCAGCAGCCAGAGCACCCGATCCACGTCACAGAGGACGCCGCATTCCGATAACGAGTACTAG